One segment of Alnus glutinosa chromosome 2, dhAlnGlut1.1, whole genome shotgun sequence DNA contains the following:
- the LOC133860295 gene encoding uncharacterized protein LOC133860295, producing MEAAKEGGVVKKGHEEGLKMATSLLQEFELPLGLLPLANVIEVGYVKDTGYMWIVQKKKVEHEFKMISKMVSYHTEITGHIEKKRIKKLKGVKAKELMLWPPVSEITVDDPPTGKIHFKSLAGITKTFPVDAFAAGQ from the coding sequence ATGGAAGCAGCAAAGGAAGGAGGCGTTGTGAAGAAAGGGCACGAAGAGGGATTGAAAATGGCGACCTCTCTTCTCCAAGAGTTCGAACTCCCATTGGGACTTCTCCCTCTAGCCAACGTGATCGAAGTAGGGTACGTGAAAGACACAGGGTACATGTGGATTGTGCAGAAGAAGAAGGTGGAGCACGAGTTCAAGATGATCAGCAAGATGGTTAGCTATCACACTGAGATAACCGGCCACATTGAGAAGAAGAGGATCAAGAAGCTCAAGGGAGTGAAGGCTAAGGAGCTCATGCTCTGGCCTCCCGTCAGTGAGATCACCGTTGACGATCCACCTACTGGGAAGATTCACTTCAAGAGTCTTGCTGGAATCACCAAGACTTTCCCTGTTGACGCATTTGCTGCTGGCCAGTGA
- the LOC133860296 gene encoding uncharacterized protein LOC133860296 — MFLKISPMKRVMRFGKKGTLSPRFIGPFEIKYRVGKLANQVTLPADLEGMHDVFHVSMLGKYITSLDMVVEYEPLGIEEELTYEEKPGQILDRKEQALWEAKQNMKN; from the coding sequence ATGTTTCTGAAGATATCTCCAATGAAGAGAGTGATGAGATTTGGAAAGAAGGGGACTTTAAGCCCTCGATTTATTGGACCCTTCGAGATAAAATATAGGGTGGGGAAACTAGCTAACCAGGTTACCTTACCAGCAGACTTGGAAGGGATGCACGATGTCTTCCATGTCTCAATGTTAGGAAAGTATATAACTAGCCTGGATATGGTGGTAGAGTATGAGCCACTAGGAATAGAAGAAGAACTGACTTACGAGGAGAAGCCGGGGCAGATTTTGGATCGAAAGGAGCAAGCATTATGGGAGGCAAAGCAGAACATGAAGAACTGA
- the LOC133860297 gene encoding protein trichome berefringence-like 7, translating into MVMISEFGWATFGHFRPFCTRVLCFRERMAMGHCKILVFLSFDGLVGMISLISFLSAMAFGYMYLFPTFSPVIRSYEIPESNVSNGTCDVFYGRWIHDESYPLYDSSRCPFAELGFNCLANGRKDSDYTKWRWKPQNCDIPRFSAGAILEKLRGKRVIFVSDSLGRTQWESLICLLMTGVEDKKSVYEVNRVT; encoded by the coding sequence ATGGTGATGATCAGTGAGTTCGGTTGGGCCACATTTGGCCATTTCCGGCCTTTCTGCACAAGGGTTCTCTGTTTTCGTGAGAGAATGGCAATGGGTCATTGTAAAATCTTGGTATTTCTATCCTTCGATGGACTTGTGGGAATGATTTCATTGATATCCTTCCTTTCAGCCATGGCATTTggatatatgtatttatttccCACTTTTAGCCCAGTGATTCGTAGTTATGAAATTCCAGAGTCCAATGTATCTAATGGTACATGCGATGTTTTTTATGGAAGGTGGATCCATGATGAAAGTTATCCTTTATATGATTCCTCAAGATGCCCATTTGCAGAACTTGGATTCAATTGCTTGGCTAACGGGCGGAAAGATAGCGATTATACAAAATGGAGGTGGAAACCGCAGAATTGTGATATTCCAAGGTTCAGTGCTGGTGCGATTCTGGAGAAGCTTCGTGGGAAAAGAGTCATTTTTGTAAGTGATTCATTGGGTAGAACACAGTGGGAGTCTTTGATATGTTTGCTTATGACAGGGGTGGAGGATAAGAAGAGTGTATATGAAGTCAACCGGGTAACTTGA